The following proteins are encoded in a genomic region of Cydia fagiglandana chromosome 26, ilCydFagi1.1, whole genome shotgun sequence:
- the LOC134677308 gene encoding asparagine-rich protein-like, which translates to MLKDETLSQGDINIDQDDSEILSSLENAVQQMSIDTDSNINRQLTKDELLSQNTNDNIDIVEENPIHIMSTVDDVILNRDLVKEDNSHKTLDISEENLVNKSTVVNATQIGSNVEDLNIKQEMLKNEVLSQNTIEKDIQECTKVFEEHLETIGSEQLMVIHEDLNIKKEMLKEESFSQNSNAENSQERRDAIEDNLGNKTATDSARINFNNDDLITKKDMLKDITLSDNAIDEEKTEISGKPLQNRGSTLIRLVGQVHNIEGDMLKNESTPQNTNKDNQNSLHIEEIENNKENQTQTMSSNEDANVPSHSLRSQVNNEEENLESENAVKDNLVIERENSRILETEDAIVIEDSDDDDVELVGEDVNDQRFARRRPDNSNNLELYLW; encoded by the coding sequence ATGTTAAAGGATGAAACATTATCACAAGGTGACATAAATATTGACCAGGATGATTCAGAGATTTTAAGTTCATTGGAAAATGCAGTTCAACAAATGTCGATTGATACAGATTCAAATATTAATAGACAGTTGACAAAAGATGAATTATTGTCACAAAATACCAATGACAATATAGATATTGTAGAAGAAAATCCGATACACATAATGTCTACTGTTGATGATGTAATTTTAAATAGGGACTTGGTAAAGGAAGATAATAGTCATAAAACCCTGGATATTTCTGAAGAGAATTTAGTAAACAAAAGTACAGTAGTTAATGCAACACAAATAGGGTCTAATGTTGAagatttaaatattaaacaagAGATGCTAAAAAATGAAGTATTGTCACAAAATACTATTGAAAAGGACATACAAGAATGCACAAAAGTTTTCGAAGAACATTTGGAGACTATAGGTTCGGAACAATTAATGGTTATTCATGAAgatttaaatataaagaaaGAAATGTTAAAAGAAGAATCATTTTCACAGAATAGTAATGCAGAGAATAGTCAAGAACGTCGAGATGCTATCGAAGATAATTTAGGGAACAAAACTGCAACAGACTCTGCtcgaattaattttaataatgatgatttaataactaaaaaagaTATGCTGAAAGATATAACATTATCAGATAATGCAATTGATGAGGAAAAGACAGAAATATCTGGAAAACCTTTACAGAATAGAGGTTCAACACTTATTCGACTTGTTGGTCAAGTTCACAATATTGAAGGAGACATGTTAAAAAACGAATCTACGCCACAAAATACTAATAAAGATAATCAAAACAGTCTACATATTGAAGAAATAGAGAACAATAAAGAAAATCAAACGCAAACGATGTCTTCTAATGAAGACGCAAATGTTCCAAGTCACTCGTTAAGATCACAAGTAAATAATGAAGAGGAAAATTTGGAAAGCGAAAATGCTGTTAAGGATAATTTAGTAATCGAAAGAGAAAATTCTCGAATTTTGGAGACTGAAGATGCTATTGTTATAGAAGACtcggatgatgatgatgttgaatTGGTTGGAGAAGATGTAAATGACCAAAGATTTGCTCGACGTCGTCCGGATAATAGTAACAACTTGGAATTATATTTATGGTAG
- the LOC134677309 gene encoding MATH and LRR domain-containing protein PFE0570w-like → MEEEDSDSDCTVLLTDFVDKPQKVDAKRRRLSQLQDRSKHADQHDENTARNDVTQNIHTGLPKKNIEKKWLINRYLSSIYKTNIRNNDPDIRGNEYLNENAPIPPNDSVICLDSDDKMTSNEKSENQDMNKDETGTSSVNDRLHERKLIVLKPAVINARRATIDVIENNQMLSNDNVSQKLKGNEPARLELFKPSTINARRATTHFEENNLECNSSNGKDNMSKNDKMESGNNKRIDKDIYRFISPKLSPLESNIRNTTSSTSSDTNAGICVTTGAENCLTSILTVSNNKLNIDISDSTIIVNKDFQQDTEKKTVSNVKAIKRSGNNETQIEPKRIKINLKPKCSVKQHEDTEQMLNEKCKPTEVCEEINNETNEEHVSHDKAIHDTIRPAKCYGHNENKSSLKNNVCEAEKKLEENILPDKEEISKVQYKHVINVAPTKPLYQNTNAKNYPEINQVPRVQEMCDRDNQDGSKMQVNRDANKKADKLETSEYVLDKTIANKISKNQKTSQVVDETAQTEANTEAKTFEDRDSANEALSTGAIKILDKTTVGTTNEAQESTQVQNELKTIKVQNRQIKSIAYDKHETNKLHEEQRTIETLNKEDKEEETRQVSGEQTTTESNSEQETDQPNKTRREVSLNLGAEEDKRILAFQVFFFTYILENIIKDEYPEFGITLKNIIETLRNNARHGIFQTHVQYDCPKCGCLSNYSSNLINRTKSGVNKLNSNGSQNCRLCRGVRELHTSYLEKHFNKKDHIGIKKEVESTPAEKKLVKQKNKSLKQVTGSNSKAVLEENDNNDSVSRSVEADRCVSLGVDNEKQADNISSTQSALETQTGNHNDSKEYKINIDTPFIETSESETQGKIKITSNNKNCSTEEVNPVVVVSNSGNADFNRDVSSAQNDSNTAEIASSESPADRETHMNTTNLNIQEMSLKSKSHGDNIITANPDELMTKSDNTSNEVANEKPIDPTSLNISSVGVEEKDKHFEKKAQMRNADEVHKPNENITISLKENLQLNNNANEEECSHVNTQEKGKTLLDLASKESFRTDKLISGATIAFKYICPHCTSTYTHPSKFLRHLKNKHNARLTKIPENCIRQQCPFCNYLLFQKSYNKHVARCRSEMHENTNINKGANENHSKIKNVRACTSGKNEQVETSESITFKYFCSICNETLTTDYAAARQHRTQFHPEFKHRHIIKKHRIGINNEQEEKQNDDTADPVADNVYNSNPNCGSGNEASETITTTAITHQTTTNSRNRKSSTNSDMSCNEDEECESDESSSHNDNSRKTSETSDEEDDDKRNENKTKTQNTSGEGTSTDKNARSASKNRTYTFICELCNQMLYSDYARRKHRILQHPNMQGRPIFKKIKNVEPKDNTFKSKNERKKLLKDNNSSSSDMRRRRRRSSSSTDRENTDSEKHDSDWNSSITTSTTSSSTNERSDSQNTSTDESNDTDDEMEEDYDSQKTDVGKSNDDSNFTTDEENLPVSNNKTLNTSMRTSKKRKQRLLKFVNDSTDTDETDSDQQVASEVSDNELLTDPNYQCDNNEIASKNFEEERLSDDEIIKVSAQNNDGIEQQPNNETNNLTNPVVDKLVNVRDDQAQTRKVYCKTNDRDCNIDPAIESTNTTVVSKQNNTNELSNVKLCDDDRHEIDLIDCLLKEYNTPNDQGNDSCAEKEKNGKDNTEPDIHNDQTGANIDNQPLLPPEINNCLEKIQIINVRSIANKLYIFICQECSYATDTYDDTIRHCQNHFNLIEDPVTYCNICQIKYDSSCFERHEISHDKYLINIKIKFSYQWLFSNWQDVFENNHILLGDAEDMQVQSIYKTHCVKMTVKEQGPWQSALYLCAKCNIFVPPSDIEKHLQEKCTLTYYACPICHRKFLMHEMREHHKIYHTDEVTQPFKTIVFNEKKDELFNSTLIKIKLQLTQNKEKRLNVEIYKCICGLCFITLKQFKLHFVDCESETNDGVQCTKCLRRFLPSDLEIHMSLHHSAIKYEFKVQKIAFQEEHNSSESLGSTTDNNVEDLNIKNEMLKDETLSQGDINIDQDDSEILSSLENAVQQMSIDTDSNINRQLTKDELLSQNTNDNIDIVEENPIHIMSTVDDVILNRDLVKEDNSHKTLDISEENLVNKSTVVNATQIGSNVEDLNIKQEMLKNEVLSQNTIEKDIQECTKVFEEHLETIGSEQLMVIHEDLNIKKEMLKEESFSQNSNAENSQERRDAIEDNLGNKTATDSARINFNNDDLITKKDMLKDITLSDNAIDEEKTEISGKPLQNRGSTLIRLVGQVHNIEGDMLKNESTPQNTNKDNQNSLHIEEIENNKENQTQTMSSNEDANVPSHSLRSQVNNEEENLESENAVKDNLVIERENSRILETEDAIVIEDSDDDDVELVGEDVNDQRFARRRPDNSNNLELYLW, encoded by the coding sequence ATGGAAGAAGAAGACTCTGACTCCGATTGTACCGTGCTGCTGACAGACTTTGTTGACAAACCTCAGAAAGTCGACGCAAAAAGGCGGAGGTTGAGCCAATTACAAGATAGGAGCAAGCACGCAGACCAACATGACGAAAACACAGCACGAAATGATGTAACTCAAAATATACACACAGGTTTACCAAAGAAGAACATTGAAAAGAAGTGGCTTATAAATAGATATTTATCAAGCATCTATAAGACTAATATACGTAATAATGACCCTGATATTCGAGGGAATGAATATTTGAACGAAAATGCTCCTATACCTCCTAACGATAGTGTGATATGCCTGGATTCTGATGACAAAATGACTAGCAATGAAAAGTCTGAAAACCAAGACATGAATAAAGATGAAACTGGGACTTCTTCTGTTAATGATCGCTTACATGAAAGAAAATTAATAGTGCTCAAGCCTGCTGTGATCAACGCTCGAAGAGCTACTATCGATGTTATTGAAAATAATCAAATGCTTTCTAATGACAATGTGTCACAAAAACTAAAAGGAAATGAACCTGCCAGACTTGAACTTTTCAAACCGTCTACAATTAATGCACGAAGAGCAACAACGCATTTTGAAGAAAATAATTTAGAATGTAATTCGAGCAATGGAAAAGACAACATGTCGAAAAATGATAAAATGGAAAGTGGAAATAATAAACGAATTGATAAAGATATTTATAGATTTATATCTCCTAAATTGTCTCCATTAGAAAGTAACATCCGTAATACTACCAGTAGTACTAGTTCAGACACAAATGCTGGTATATGTGTTACGACAGGGGCTGAAAATTGTTTAACATCCATTCTAACCGTGTCAAATAACAAGTTAAATATCGATATTTCCGATAGTACTATCATAGTTAATAAAGATTTCCAACAAGATACAGAAAAGAAAACAGTTTCAAACGTAAAAGCAATCAAGCGATCCGGTAATAATGAAACGCAAATAGAGCCAAAACGCATCAAAATTAATTTGAAGCCAAAATGTTCAGTCAAACAACATGAAGATACTGAACAGATGCTTAATGAAAAGTGTAAACCTACTGAAGTGTGTGAGGAAATAAATAACGAAACTAACGAAGAACACGTGTCACATGATAAAGCAATACATGATACAATTAGACCTGCGAAATGTTATGGGCATAATGAAAACAAATCTAGCTTAAAAAACAACGTATGCGAAGCAGAAAAGAAGCTGGAAGAAAATATATTGCCTGACAAAGAAGAAATTAGCAAAGTACAATATAAGCACGTAATAAATGTAGCACCTACAAAACCACTATATCAAAATACGAATGCAAAAAATTACCCAGAAATAAATCAAGTACCTCGTGTACAAGAAATGTGTGATCGTGATAACCAAGATGGAAGCAAAATGCAAGTAAATCGAGATGCAAACAAAAAAGCAGATAAACTCGAAACAAGTGAATATGTTCTAGATAAAACAATTgcgaataaaataagtaaaaatcaaaaaacaagCCAAGTCGTTGATGAAACAGCACAAACTGAAGCAAACACTGAGGCAAAAACCTTTGAAGATAGAGATTCAGCAAATGAAGCATTAAGTACAGGTGCTATCAAAATACTAGACAAAACAACAGTAGGCACAACAAACGAGGCGCAAGAATCGACACAAGTACAAAATGAGCTCAAAACTATCAAAGTTCAAAACAGGCAAATAAAAAGCATAGCATATGACAAACATGAAACAAACAAACTACATGAAGAGCAAAGAACAATTGAAACACTCAATAAAGAAgacaaagaagaagaaacaCGTCAAGTAAGCGGTGAACAAACTACAACTGAATCAAACAGCGAGCAAGAAACAGATCAGCCAAATAAGACACGAAGAGAAGTGAGTCTCAATCTTGGTGCTGAAGAAGATAAACGTATTTTGGCATTCCAAGTATTcttttttacatacattttggAAAATATCATAAAAGACGAGTACCCAGAATTTGGAATAACACTTAAAAATATCATCGAAACTTTACGTAATAACGCTAGACATGGGATATTTCAAACCCATGTGCAGTATGATTGTCCTAAATGTGGCTGTTTATCTAATTATTCGTCAAATTTGATCAATAGAACAAAATCTGGTGTAAATAAACTTAACAGCAACGGTTCTCAAAACTGCCGTCTTTGTCGCGGCGTTAGAGAATTACATACTTCTTACCTGGAAAAGCACTTCAATAAAAAAGATCACATTGGtattaaaaaagaagtagaaagTACACCGGCGGAAAAAAAACTAGTGAAGCAAAAGAACAAATCATTAAAACAGGTAACTGGTAGTAATTCTAAAGCGGtattagaagaaaatgataataACGATTCAGTCTCTAGGTCAGTAGAAGCAGACAGATGTGTCAGTTTAGGTGTTGATAACGAGAAACAGGCCGACAATATTTCGTCAACTCAGAGTGCTCTGGAAACGCAAACAGGGAATCATAATGATTCAAAggaatacaaaattaatattgataCACCCTTCATAGAAACATCTGAATCTGAAACTCAAGGAAAGATTAAAATAACTAGTAATAATAAGAACTGTAGTACTGAAGAAGTAAATCCTGTAGTGGTTGTAAGCAATAGTGGCAACGCAGATTTTAACCGTGATGTAAGTTCCGCACAAAATGACTCTAATACAGCTGAGATAGCATCAAGCGAATCACCGGCAGACAGAGAGACACATATGAATACTACTAATTTAAATATACAAGAAATGTCTTTAAAATCCAAAAGTCATGGTGACAATATAATAACAGCTAATCCAGATGAATTAATGACAAAGAGCGATAACACCAGTAATGAAGTTGCCAATGAAAAACCAATAGACCCGACTAGTCTAAATATATCAAGTGTCGGAGTAGAAGAGAAAGATAAACACTTTGAAAAAAAGGCACAAATGAGAAATGCCGATGAAGTTCACAAACCCAATGAAAATATAACAATATCTCTGAAAGAAAATCTACAGTTGAATAATAATGCTAACGAGGAAGAATGTAGCCATGTAAATACCCAAGAAAAAGGGAAAACCTTACTGGATTTAGCGTCCAAAGAAAGTTTTAGGACTGATAAATTAATAAGTGGTGCTACCATTgcatttaaatatatatgtcCACATTGCACAAGCACTTATACACATCCTTCTAAGTTTCTACGCCATTTGAAAAACAAACATAACGCAAGACTCACAAAAATACCCGAAAACTGTATTAGACAGCAATGCCCATTTTGCAACTACCTTTTATTTCAAAAGAGTTATAACAAACACGTTGCGCGTTGCAGGTCTGAAATGcatgaaaatactaatattaataAAGGCGCAAACGAAAACCacagtaaaattaaaaacgtGAGAGCATGTACTAGCGGAAAGAATGAACAAGTCGAAACTTCAGAATCAATTACATTTAAGTATTTTTGCTCTATTTGTAACGAAACGCTCACTACTGATTATGCTGCAGCCAGACAACACAGGACTCAGTTCCATCCTGAATTTAAACACcgtcatattattaaaaaacataGAATTGGAATTAACAATGAACAGGAGGAAAAACAAAATGATGACACTGCAGATCCAGTTGCAGATAATGTTTATAATTCAAACCCGAACTGCGGGAGTGGAAACGAAGCATCAGAAACTATTACCACAACGGCTATAACCCACCAAACAACCACAAACTCTAGAAATAGGAAATCAAGTACCAATAGTGATATGAGTTGCAATGAGGACGAAGAATGTGAAAGTGACGAAAGTTCATCGCACAATGATAATTCGCGTAAAACCAGTGAAACGAGCGACGAAGAAGACGATGATAAAAGgaatgaaaataaaacaaagacaCAGAATACAAGCGGCGAAGGCACATCTACTGATAAAAATGCTCGCAGTGCAAGCAAAAATCGAACGTACACTTTCATATGTGAGTTATGTAATCAAATGTTATATTCTGATTATGCTAGACGAAAACATAGGATTCTTCAACATCCAAATATGCAAGGTAGGCCTatattcaaaaaaattaaaaacgttGAACCGAAGGACAATACATTCAAGTCAAAGAATGAgagaaaaaaattgttaaaagataataataGTTCATCATCAGAcatgagaagaagaagaagaagaagttcaTCATCCACTGATAGAGAAAACACTGATAGTGAAAAACATGATAGTGATTGGAACTCTTCAATCACTACTAGTACTACTAGTAGTAGTACCAATGAAAGGTCAGATAGTCAAAATACAAGCACCGATGAAAGTAATGATACTGATGATGAAATGGAGGAAGATTATGACAGTCAGAAAACAGATGTCGGGAAAAGTAATGATGACAGTAATTTTACTACTGACGAAGAAAACCTACCAGTTAGTAACAATAAAACCCTAAACACATCAATGCGCACAAGTAAGAAAAGGAAACAACGTTTATTAAAGTTTGTTAATGATTCAACTGATACGGATGAAACAGATAGCGATCAGCAAGTAGCAAGCGAAGTAAGTGACAACGAATTATTAACAGATCCCAATTATCAATGTGATAATAATGAAATTGCTTCAAAAAACTTCGAAGAAGAAAGGCTTAGTGACGATGAAATTATAAAAGTGTCTGCACAAAATAACGACGGCATTGAACAACAACCAAATAATGAAACAAACAATTTAACTAATCCTGTTGTCGATAAATTAGTAAACGTACGAGACGACCAAGCACAAACTAGAAAAGTATACTGTAAAACAAATGATAGGGATTGTAATATCGATCCAGCGATTGAATCTACCAATACTACAGTGGTTAGCAAACAGAATAACACTAATGAATTAAGCAACGTGAAACTCTGCGACGATGATCGCCACGAGATAGACCTGATTGACTGTCTTCTTAAAGAGTACAATACTCCTAATGATCAAGGAAATGATTCATGTGCCGAAAAAGAAAAGAATGGTAAAGATAACACAGAACCTGACATCCATAACGATCAAACAGGAGCCAACATTGACAATCAACCTTTACTTCCACCTGAAATCAACAATTGCttagaaaaaatacaaattattaatgTAAGAAGCATTGCAAATAAATTGTACATTTTCATATGCCAAGAATGCTCTTACGCTACGGACACCTATGACGATACCATACGCCATTGCCAAAATCATTTCAATCTAATCGAAGATCCAGTTACTTATTGTAATATTTGTCAAATTAAATACGATTCGTCTTGCTTTGAAAGACATGAAATCTCACATGACAAATATTTGATAAATATCAAGATTAAATTCTCATACCAATGGCTGTTTTCAAATTGGCAAGATGTCTTCGAAAATAATCACATATTGTTAGGTGATGCGGAAGATATGCAAGTGCAAAGCATATATAAGACACATTGCGTTAAAATGACTGTTAAAGAACAAGGGCCATGGCAGTCTGCTCTATATTTATGTGCTAAGTGTAACATTTTCGTGCCACCTTCAGATATAGAGAAGCATTTGCAGGAAAAGTGCACTCTTACTTATTACGCGTGCCCCATATGTCACCGCAAATTTTTGATGCATGAAATGCGAGAGCACCACAAAATCTACCATACTGATGAGGTTACTCAACCATTTAAAACTATtgtatttaatgaaaaaaaGGATGAACTCTTTAATTCAACATTGATTAAAATCAAGTTACAATTAACGCAAAATAAAGAAAAACGACTAAATGTTGAGATCTACAAATGTATATGCGGCCTGTGTTTCATAACGTTAAAACAATTCAAATTGCACTTTGTCGACTGTGAATCAGAGACGAACGATGGAGTGCAGTGTACGAAGTGTTTACGGCGGTTTCTACCTTCAGATTTAGAGATACATATGTCACTTCACCATTCTGCAATAAAATATGAATTCAAAGTACAAAAAATCGCCTTCCAAGAAGAACATAACAGTTCTGAATCACTAGGATCTACCACAGATAATAATGTTGAAgacttaaatattaaaaacgagATGTTAAAGGATGAAACATTATCACAAGGTGACATAAATATTGACCAGGATGATTCAGAGATTTTAAGTTCATTGGAAAATGCAGTTCAACAAATGTCGATTGATACAGATTCAAATATTAATAGACAGTTGACAAAAGATGAATTATTGTCACAAAATACCAATGACAATATAGATATTGTAGAAGAAAATCCGATACACATAATGTCTACTGTTGATGATGTAATTTTAAATAGGGACTTGGTAAAGGAAGATAATAGTCATAAAACCCTGGATATTTCTGAAGAGAATTTAGTAAACAAAAGTACAGTAGTTAATGCAACACAAATAGGGTCTAATGTTGAagatttaaatattaaacaagAGATGCTAAAAAATGAAGTATTGTCACAAAATACTATTGAAAAGGACATACAAGAATGCACAAAAGTTTTCGAAGAACATTTGGAGACTATAGGTTCGGAACAATTAATGGTTATTCATGAAgatttaaatataaagaaaGAAATGTTAAAAGAAGAATCATTTTCACAGAATAGTAATGCAGAGAATAGTCAAGAACGTCGAGATGCTATCGAAGATAATTTAGGGAACAAAACTGCAACAGACTCTGCtcgaattaattttaataatgatgatttaataactaaaaaagaTATGCTGAAAGATATAACATTATCAGATAATGCAATTGATGAGGAAAAGACAGAAATATCTGGAAAACCTTTACAGAATAGAGGTTCAACACTTATTCGACTTGTTGGTCAAGTTCACAATATTGAAGGAGACATGTTAAAAAACGAATCTACGCCACAAAATACTAATAAAGATAATCAAAACAGTCTACATATTGAAGAAATAGAGAACAATAAAGAAAATCAAACGCAAACGATGTCTTCTAATGAAGACGCAAATGTTCCAAGTCACTCGTTAAGATCACAAGTAAATAATGAAGAGGAAAATTTGGAAAGCGAAAATGCTGTTAAGGATAATTTAGTAATCGAAAGAGAAAATTCTCGAATTTTGGAGACTGAAGATGCTATTGTTATAGAAGACtcggatgatgatgatgttgaatTGGTTGGAGAAGATGTAAATGACCAAAGATTTGCTCGACGTCGTCCGGATAATAGTAACAACTTGGAATTATATTTATGGTAG